In Parus major isolate Abel chromosome 1, Parus_major1.1, whole genome shotgun sequence, the following proteins share a genomic window:
- the SHISA2 gene encoding protein shisa-2 homolog, giving the protein METIPMIPSASTSRGSSSRQSSTAASSSSSANSGARAPPTRSQTNCCLPEGTMNNVYVNMPTNFSVLNCQQATQIVPHQGQYLHPQYVGYAMQHDSMPLTPVPPFLDGLQGGYRQIQSPYPHTNSEQKMYPAVTV; this is encoded by the coding sequence ATGGAGACGATCCCCATGATCCCAAGTGCCAGCACCTCCCGGGGTTCTTCCTCCCGCCAGTCGAGCAcggctgccagctccagctccagcgCCAACTCGGGGGCCAGAGCTCCACCGACAAGGTCCCAGACCAACTGCTGCTTGCCAGAAGGGACCATGAATAATGTCTACGTCAACATGCCCACGAACTTCTCGGTGCTGAACTGCCAGCAGGCCACGCAGATCGTGCCGCACCAAGGCCAGTACCTGCACCCGCAGTACGTGGGCTACGCCATGCAGCACGACTCGATGCCGCTGACCCCGGTGCCCCCCTTCCTGGACGGCCTGCAGGGCGGCTACAGGCAGATCCAGTCTCCCTACCCCCACACCAACAGCGAGCAGAAGATGTACCCGGCTGTGACTGTGTag